One part of the Andrena cerasifolii isolate SP2316 chromosome 4, iyAndCera1_principal, whole genome shotgun sequence genome encodes these proteins:
- the LOC143368070 gene encoding uncharacterized protein LOC143368070 has protein sequence MDTKIPAQLEFSGNIADNYKKYKQRFEIYLTANDFQQKSDEIKVAMLLNTIGEEGIEIFNNFDFSDDDRKTYDLIIQRFDTYLLPKKNVVYERYVFYKRNQEVNEPIENFVKDLKKLSQSCEFRDEQDMIRDRIVLGINNTKVQEKLLSVKDLELEKAVQMCKAAELLKERMKELKVVKNIEKKFDKKHSKEKKDQNGAERKVKSKEESKFSCRRCYKTHGPRE, from the coding sequence ATGGATACAAAAATCCCAGCGCAGCTGGAGTTCAGCGGTAACATTGCtgacaattataaaaaatacaaacaaagaTTTGAAATATATCTGACGGCAAATGATTTTCAACAAAAGTCAGATGAGATTAAAGTCGCAATGCTACTCAATACAATAGGTGAGGAGggcattgaaatatttaataattttgattttagTGATGATGATAGAAAGACATATGATCTAATAATACAGAGATTTGACACTTACCTTTTACCAAAGAAAAATGTAGTATATGAAAGAtatgtattttataaaagaaaccaGGAAGTTAACGAGCCAATAGAAAATTTCGTAAaggatttaaaaaagttaagtcAGAGCTGTGAATTTAGGGATGAACAAGATATGATCCGGGACAGGATTGTTCTAGGGATAAATAACactaaagtacaagagaaatTACTAAGTGTCAAGGATCTAGAACTGGAAAAGGCCGTGCAAATGTGCAAAGCAGcggaattattaaaagaaagaatgaaagaatTAAAAGTGGTCAAGAATATAGAGAAGAAATTTGACAAAAAACATTCCAAAGAAAAGAAGGATCAAAATGGGGCAGAAAGGAAAGTCAAGTCAAAAGAGGAGAGTAAATTCTCATGTAGGAGGTGTTACAAGACACACGGGCCGAGGGAATAA